The region CAAGACGAAGAAATAACGGAGAATCACCATGGCAAAAGCGAAATTCGAGCGGACGAAGCCGCACGTGAACGTGGGTACGATCGGGCACGTCGACCACGGGAAGACGACGACGACGGCGGCGTTGACGAAGGTGTCGGCGGAGCAGGGCCTGGCGACGTATATCCCGTACGACCAGGT is a window of Gemmatimonadota bacterium DNA encoding:
- the tuf gene encoding elongation factor Tu (EF-Tu; promotes GTP-dependent binding of aminoacyl-tRNA to the A-site of ribosomes during protein biosynthesis; when the tRNA anticodon matches the mRNA codon, GTP hydrolysis results; the inactive EF-Tu-GDP leaves the ribosome and release of GDP is promoted by elongation factor Ts; many prokaryotes have two copies of the gene encoding EF-Tu), producing MAKAKFERTKPHVNVGTIGHVDHGKTTTTAALTKVSAEQGLATYIPYDQV